A section of the Deltaproteobacteria bacterium genome encodes:
- a CDS encoding pirin family protein, which translates to MFQLRKSDERGLANHGWLKSRHTFSFADYHDPKHMGFRSLRVINEDRIASGTGFGSHPHRDMEIISYVVTGALEHKDSMGTKAIIRPGEVQRMSAGSGVVHSEYNVNPEGETHFFQIWIQPKEHGGTPGYGQRSFESQISQQDLVLVISSNGRDGSISIKQDVDMHISRLPQNQTVNFPLRQKRGAWIQLIRGRINVNGNEAQTGDAISVENTVASDLVISILALEACEFILFDIT; encoded by the coding sequence ATGTTTCAACTAAGGAAATCCGACGAACGAGGTCTAGCAAATCATGGGTGGCTAAAGTCTCGTCACACTTTTTCATTCGCCGATTACCATGACCCAAAACACATGGGATTTCGTTCGCTTCGAGTTATCAATGAAGACCGAATTGCCAGCGGAACAGGATTTGGTTCTCACCCACATCGCGATATGGAAATCATCTCGTATGTCGTCACCGGTGCACTCGAGCACAAGGATTCAATGGGGACAAAAGCGATCATTAGACCGGGCGAGGTTCAACGAATGAGCGCTGGAAGCGGAGTCGTTCACTCTGAATACAACGTCAATCCCGAAGGCGAAACTCATTTTTTTCAAATCTGGATTCAACCGAAGGAACACGGTGGGACCCCTGGATATGGCCAACGGTCGTTCGAGTCACAAATCAGTCAACAGGACCTCGTACTTGTGATTTCCTCTAATGGTCGGGATGGCTCAATCAGCATCAAGCAGGACGTCGACATGCATATCTCGCGCTTGCCACAGAACCAGACGGTCAACTTCCCTTTACGGCAAAAACGCGGTGCGTGGATTCAATTGATCCGCGGTCGCATCAACGTCAACGGAAATGAGGCCCAAACAGGCGATGCTATTTCCGTTGAAAACACAGTTGCTAGCGATCTTGTTATCTCCATTTTAGCCTTGGAGGCTTGCGAGTTTATTCTGTTTGATATCACATAG
- a CDS encoding NAD(P)-dependent alcohol dehydrogenase encodes MIQAKGLAAMSASTELVPFSFDRREPREHDVLIDIKFSGICHSDIHQARNEWGGSMYPMVPGHEIAGVVKAVGTKVTKHKVGDHVGIGCFVDSCRTCAHCEQSLDQYCLEGNTQTYNSKERDGKSITMGGYSNVIVADENYVLRIPKSIPLDKAAPLLCAGITLYSPLTHWKAGPGKKVGIMGLGGLGHMGVKIAKALGANVTVLSHSDRKREDAMKMGAHHFVSTNDKAALNKLACSFDLIINTVSSADINMHEFFALLKLDATLVAVGAPDRPLAISPFPLIMMRRNYAGSVIGSIKETQEMLDFCAKHEIVPEIEVISPAQVNEAYERVLKSDVRYRFVMDMGNL; translated from the coding sequence ATGATTCAAGCAAAAGGTCTCGCCGCAATGTCTGCATCGACGGAACTTGTTCCGTTTTCTTTTGATCGCCGTGAACCCCGAGAGCACGATGTCTTGATCGATATAAAGTTTAGCGGAATTTGCCATTCCGACATCCATCAGGCTCGCAACGAGTGGGGTGGTTCGATGTATCCTATGGTTCCGGGGCACGAGATCGCCGGAGTGGTTAAAGCTGTTGGTACCAAAGTGACGAAGCACAAGGTCGGGGATCACGTGGGCATCGGTTGTTTCGTGGATTCTTGCCGGACCTGTGCACACTGCGAACAGTCACTTGATCAATATTGCCTAGAAGGAAACACACAGACCTATAACTCGAAAGAGCGCGATGGAAAGTCCATCACTATGGGTGGATATTCGAATGTGATCGTTGCCGATGAAAACTATGTTCTAAGGATTCCAAAATCAATTCCTCTGGATAAAGCAGCACCTCTTCTTTGCGCCGGCATCACGCTTTATTCGCCATTGACACATTGGAAAGCTGGGCCCGGAAAGAAAGTTGGAATCATGGGGCTTGGAGGTTTGGGCCACATGGGCGTGAAGATCGCGAAAGCACTTGGCGCGAACGTCACTGTGTTAAGTCACTCGGACCGAAAACGCGAAGATGCAATGAAGATGGGTGCGCACCACTTTGTTTCGACAAATGACAAGGCGGCGCTGAACAAACTTGCGTGTTCTTTTGATTTAATTATCAACACCGTTTCGTCGGCAGATATCAATATGCACGAATTCTTCGCGCTCTTAAAATTGGACGCAACACTGGTGGCTGTCGGCGCACCTGATCGACCGCTGGCGATTTCGCCATTTCCATTGATCATGATGCGCCGAAATTACGCGGGCTCAGTCATTGGATCGATCAAAGAGACTCAAGAAATGTTAGATTTCTGCGCGAAACACGAAATCGTGCCGGAGATCGAAGTAATTTCCCCGGCGCAAGTAAACGAAGCTTACGAGCGAGTGCTTAAGAGCGACGTTCGTTATCGCTTTGTTATGGATATGGGGAACCTGTAG
- a CDS encoding adenylate/guanylate cyclase domain-containing protein — MAVSALNDLEIKTIDEYRTTHQSSILTVMFTDIQGFTEITENRGDHYSANLRRLHDALIDSPVEQLYNGKVVKHCGDSVMAVFSDPHNAVLAALKIQKELRKFNANKPEGILDDVKVRVGIHVGEVGVEHIQGQLDIFGKVVNRASRVEALAEGEQIYISSNVYEKSKHLITDFEGKNLTWTHHGKYRMRGIDDGIEIFEVSEADLAAKHRAPRMS, encoded by the coding sequence GTGGCCGTATCAGCACTCAATGATCTGGAGATCAAAACTATTGATGAGTATCGAACGACCCATCAATCGTCGATCCTTACAGTTATGTTCACTGATATTCAGGGCTTCACAGAGATCACAGAAAACCGTGGCGACCATTACTCGGCAAATTTGCGACGGCTTCACGATGCCCTGATCGACTCACCAGTCGAACAGCTTTATAACGGCAAAGTCGTCAAACACTGCGGCGATTCGGTTATGGCTGTCTTTTCTGATCCTCACAACGCTGTTTTGGCTGCACTCAAAATCCAAAAGGAGTTGAGAAAATTCAATGCAAACAAACCTGAGGGAATTCTTGATGACGTCAAAGTCCGCGTAGGGATCCACGTGGGTGAAGTCGGCGTTGAGCATATTCAAGGTCAGCTGGACATTTTCGGCAAGGTCGTCAATCGAGCTTCCCGTGTGGAAGCACTAGCAGAAGGCGAACAAATCTATATAAGTAGCAACGTCTATGAGAAGTCCAAACATCTCATCACAGATTTCGAAGGAAAAAATTTGACATGGACCCATCATGGCAAATATCGGATGCGCGGAATCGATGATGGAATTGAGATCTTTGAAGTTTCGGAAGCGGACCTCGCGGCGAAGCATCGTGCACCGCGAATGTCCTAA
- a CDS encoding ATP-dependent DNA helicase RecQ has translation MNTPQSILRSTFQLSDFRKGQREIIDAVLAKRDVMAVLPTGGGKSLCYQLVAVNEQKLVIVISPLIALMRDQVLALKKLGVPTGSLHSGQSDDEKRDVFREITKGGPFVLYLSPERAHKPGFKTWIQKQNIALFAIDEAHCVSQWGHDFREEYGLLSELKSLRPDVPVLALTASATPIVLDDIERSLALVKPERQVHGFYRPNLFYQVEVCSDENEKHRFVIEALRRTPDGRVLIYCGTRKQTEELSKFLSREFEAVGHYHAGLSTDIRTETQKAYIEGRFRILVATNAFGMGIDQADVRLVIHFQLPANIDSLYQEMGRAGRDGKPSTCLLLYSKADKGLQSYFITNADAPKAVIRLRWQNLEALVAYAEGGECRHSEILAYYKDKQRLTKCGHCDRCAPESERRIPKSKVSVSVLVRKRKRGSTGNTDVLTGDNRELLERLKEWRLRTAKELDQPAFVIFSDKALRDLIAKNPESLEDLNQVYGFGPAKIEKFGSDILRELRSK, from the coding sequence ATGAACACACCACAAAGCATATTGCGCTCGACATTTCAGTTGTCTGACTTCAGAAAAGGCCAACGCGAAATCATCGATGCAGTGCTGGCCAAACGCGATGTGATGGCTGTGCTTCCGACCGGAGGCGGTAAATCACTTTGCTACCAGCTTGTCGCGGTCAACGAGCAGAAGCTGGTCATTGTGATTTCGCCGTTGATCGCTTTAATGCGCGATCAGGTTCTCGCACTTAAGAAACTTGGAGTGCCTACGGGCTCGCTACATTCGGGCCAATCGGACGACGAAAAGCGAGATGTTTTCCGCGAAATCACCAAAGGTGGCCCTTTTGTTCTCTACCTATCTCCCGAACGCGCGCACAAGCCGGGTTTTAAGACCTGGATTCAAAAACAAAATATTGCGCTGTTTGCGATTGATGAAGCCCACTGTGTATCGCAGTGGGGCCACGACTTTCGGGAAGAATACGGGCTCTTATCGGAACTAAAAAGTTTGCGACCCGATGTCCCGGTTTTGGCACTCACCGCTTCCGCGACGCCGATTGTTCTTGATGACATAGAACGAAGTCTGGCGCTCGTAAAACCGGAACGCCAAGTGCACGGGTTTTACCGACCAAATCTTTTCTACCAAGTGGAAGTCTGTAGCGACGAAAACGAGAAGCACCGGTTTGTCATCGAAGCGTTGCGAAGGACCCCGGATGGCCGTGTCTTAATTTACTGCGGAACCAGAAAGCAGACCGAAGAGCTCTCGAAATTCTTATCTCGAGAGTTTGAGGCGGTCGGACATTATCACGCTGGTCTCAGCACGGATATTCGCACAGAAACTCAGAAAGCCTATATCGAGGGCCGTTTCCGAATTTTAGTTGCGACTAATGCGTTCGGAATGGGAATCGATCAGGCCGACGTCCGTTTAGTCATTCACTTCCAGTTGCCGGCAAACATCGATTCTCTCTACCAAGAAATGGGTCGAGCGGGTCGTGATGGAAAGCCCTCTACTTGCCTCCTTCTTTATTCAAAAGCAGATAAGGGCTTACAAAGCTATTTCATTACAAATGCCGACGCACCTAAAGCGGTTATTCGACTTCGTTGGCAGAATCTGGAAGCCCTTGTCGCCTACGCCGAGGGCGGAGAGTGTCGGCACTCAGAAATTTTGGCTTACTACAAAGATAAGCAGCGACTTACCAAGTGCGGTCATTGTGATCGCTGTGCACCGGAATCTGAACGTCGGATTCCAAAATCCAAAGTGTCGGTAAGCGTTCTGGTGAGAAAGCGAAAACGTGGCTCGACCGGAAATACTGACGTCTTGACTGGTGACAATCGCGAGCTCCTTGAACGACTAAAGGAATGGCGCTTGCGAACCGCCAAGGAACTCGATCAGCCTGCGTTTGTGATATTCAGCGATAAGGCTCTCCGAGATTTGATCGCAAAAAATCCTGAATCTCTTGAGGATTTAAACCAAGTCTACGGTTTCGGCCCTGCGAAGATAGAAAAATTTGGCTCTGACATTCTTCGCGAACTTCGCAGCAAATAA
- a CDS encoding GNAT family N-acetyltransferase — MTKLKSLGYRSELIFTSFDGKVDDRGSYTVLRTLTNPNFFWGNLLVFDRPPKLGDCGEWIKLFKKEFTDPRIYHVTLAWDSNDGAIGNVTEFLERGYELEAKAVLAASTLRPPAKYNSDLEVRPLISEEEWEKIIELQVRAAGDSLPKLEWEKFYRSQSLRYRAMTAAKLGAWYGGFLGGRLVTGLGIFHKDRLARYQIVCTDPDFQRQGLCGTLVYQSALQARKSFEIETFVMCADPDYHAIKIYESVGFEKQQLEYGVYWWDRTHTPEAK, encoded by the coding sequence ATGACAAAACTAAAATCACTTGGCTATAGATCTGAACTGATTTTTACGTCTTTTGACGGAAAGGTCGATGATCGCGGCAGTTACACCGTCCTAAGAACTTTGACGAATCCAAACTTTTTCTGGGGAAATCTGCTGGTTTTCGATCGCCCACCAAAACTTGGCGACTGCGGGGAATGGATAAAGCTTTTTAAAAAAGAATTTACAGATCCACGCATTTATCATGTGACGCTGGCCTGGGATTCGAACGACGGAGCGATCGGCAATGTGACTGAGTTCTTAGAGCGCGGTTATGAGCTTGAGGCGAAAGCCGTTCTAGCGGCTAGCACTTTGCGACCTCCAGCAAAGTACAATAGCGACCTCGAGGTGCGACCGCTGATTAGCGAAGAAGAGTGGGAAAAAATAATCGAGCTTCAAGTTCGCGCAGCAGGCGATAGCTTGCCAAAACTTGAATGGGAAAAGTTCTATCGATCGCAAAGTCTTAGGTATCGAGCGATGACAGCTGCGAAGCTTGGTGCTTGGTACGGTGGTTTTCTAGGTGGACGACTCGTCACCGGACTAGGAATCTTTCATAAAGATCGCCTCGCGCGCTACCAAATCGTCTGCACAGATCCTGACTTTCAACGCCAGGGCCTTTGCGGCACACTTGTGTATCAGTCCGCACTTCAAGCGCGGAAATCGTTTGAAATAGAAACGTTTGTAATGTGTGCCGACCCGGACTACCACGCCATCAAGATCTACGAATCTGTTGGTTTCGAAAAACAGCAATTGGAATACGGCGTTTATTGGTGGGACCGCACCCACACGCCTGAAGCGAAATGA
- a CDS encoding DEAD/DEAH box helicase: protein MYQLRDYQKQAVKNTVQFFKTDRAPAVIVLPTGAGKSLVIAELGRIAKGRVLVLAHVKELVEQNHAKYRSYGLEGGIFSAGLGLKDRDQKVIFGSIQSVAHANESFFQNFSLLIIDECHRVADEGSTQYQEVIAKIRHHNPEICILGLTATPYRLGLGWIYEQSFAGEVKSQTKRFFKKCVFELPLSYMIKNGFLTAPVKVEIPVTCYNFSELTNSDRPHSDDEIESILKKQKRLTPLIIKNIVDISDRFDRKGVMIFSSSISHAKEILEYLPEGDARLVIGETGQSERDGILKDFKARKFKYLVNVSVLTTGFDAPHVDVIAILRPTESNSLYQQIVGRGLRLNEGKKDCFILDYAGVDHDLYSPEIDEKRPAKDTVPVRVQCPVCDFENDFWGYAIDGEVIEHFGRRCRGLMRDAHTFELKACTYRFRSKICHKCGAENDVAARTCKNCKIELVDADTKLKQAKLSKFAHVMAPERITLEERKDKNSNPYLEIRYYDFDSKYLSEMYFFNNPTAIKKFNINFLRSHLRRPEMAIELTSPSQAIKYQALYRAPAFVIARKQEKFWKITEKIFSEEL, encoded by the coding sequence GTGTACCAGCTTAGAGACTATCAAAAGCAGGCGGTCAAAAACACCGTCCAGTTTTTTAAAACGGACCGTGCGCCAGCCGTTATTGTGCTGCCGACAGGCGCTGGCAAAAGCCTTGTGATCGCTGAACTCGGGCGCATCGCAAAGGGTCGCGTTCTGGTCCTCGCTCATGTGAAGGAACTCGTCGAACAGAATCATGCGAAGTACCGAAGCTACGGTCTCGAAGGCGGAATATTTTCCGCCGGTCTCGGGCTGAAAGATCGAGATCAGAAAGTCATCTTCGGCAGCATCCAATCTGTCGCACACGCTAACGAAAGCTTCTTTCAAAACTTCTCGCTTCTGATCATCGACGAATGTCATCGGGTAGCCGACGAAGGATCAACCCAGTACCAAGAAGTGATCGCTAAAATTCGCCACCACAATCCCGAAATCTGTATTCTAGGTTTGACGGCCACACCCTATCGACTGGGGCTTGGTTGGATCTACGAGCAGTCATTCGCAGGCGAAGTAAAATCTCAGACAAAACGATTTTTTAAGAAGTGCGTCTTTGAACTACCTCTTTCCTACATGATTAAAAATGGCTTCCTCACAGCACCCGTCAAAGTCGAAATTCCCGTCACGTGTTACAATTTTTCCGAACTCACCAATAGCGATCGCCCCCACTCCGACGACGAAATTGAAAGTATCTTAAAAAAACAAAAACGCCTCACGCCGCTGATTATTAAAAATATTGTGGACATTTCTGATCGATTCGACCGGAAGGGCGTGATGATTTTCAGTTCAAGCATCAGTCACGCGAAGGAAATTTTAGAGTATTTGCCAGAGGGAGACGCGAGACTCGTGATTGGCGAAACTGGCCAATCCGAGCGCGACGGAATTCTAAAAGACTTCAAAGCACGGAAATTCAAATACCTCGTGAACGTTTCCGTCCTAACAACTGGATTTGATGCCCCACACGTTGACGTGATCGCCATTTTAAGACCGACAGAATCCAACAGTCTCTACCAACAAATCGTAGGGCGCGGGCTTCGCTTGAACGAAGGTAAAAAAGACTGCTTCATTCTCGATTACGCCGGCGTTGATCACGATCTTTACTCACCAGAGATAGATGAAAAGCGCCCAGCGAAAGACACCGTGCCGGTGCGTGTGCAATGCCCCGTTTGTGATTTTGAAAATGACTTTTGGGGCTATGCCATAGATGGCGAAGTCATTGAACATTTTGGTCGTCGATGCAGGGGCCTAATGCGTGACGCTCATACATTTGAACTAAAAGCTTGCACCTATCGCTTTAGGTCGAAAATTTGTCATAAGTGCGGAGCAGAGAATGATGTCGCTGCTCGCACCTGCAAAAATTGTAAAATCGAACTTGTCGATGCCGATACAAAGCTCAAACAGGCGAAGCTTTCGAAGTTCGCCCACGTGATGGCGCCGGAACGAATTACGCTGGAAGAACGAAAAGACAAAAACTCGAATCCCTATTTAGAAATTCGATATTACGATTTCGATTCAAAGTATTTAAGTGAGATGTATTTTTTTAACAATCCGACGGCGATAAAGAAGTTCAACATTAACTTTCTTCGATCACACCTCAGGCGTCCTGAGATGGCGATCGAACTTACATCGCCGAGCCAGGCCATAAAATATCAAGCCCTTTACCGTGCGCCGGCTTTTGTCATTGCCAGAAAACAGGAAAAATTCTGGAAGATCACCGAAAAGATTTTTTCAGAAGAACTCTAG
- a CDS encoding 2OG-Fe(II) oxygenase → MIKSEHSSEITDKLGSTGYSICHDFVSPSEAETLRNDLLALSTSGQFCRAGVGHGSKYEILDSIRRDETHWIDRQSSNATQASLWARLDDLKTMFNRALFLGLDQFEGHYAVYQQGGFYQRHRDSFDDSDVEKKTRVVSVVLYLNENWRPIDGGQLRLYSEDSFTDVQPTSGTLVCFMSREAEHEVLPCTAQRLSFAGWYGRSGK, encoded by the coding sequence ATGATTAAAAGTGAACATTCGTCGGAGATCACGGATAAGCTTGGCAGTACTGGTTATTCCATCTGCCACGATTTCGTTTCGCCATCGGAGGCGGAGACTTTACGCAACGATCTCTTGGCACTTTCTACTTCAGGACAATTTTGCCGCGCAGGTGTTGGCCACGGTTCGAAATATGAAATTCTGGATTCCATTCGTCGAGACGAAACTCACTGGATAGACCGCCAAAGTTCTAATGCCACCCAAGCTTCACTTTGGGCCAGGTTAGATGATCTTAAGACGATGTTCAACCGAGCACTTTTCTTGGGTCTTGACCAATTTGAAGGTCATTATGCAGTTTACCAACAAGGTGGATTCTATCAAAGGCATAGAGATTCATTTGACGATAGTGATGTAGAAAAAAAGACGAGAGTTGTGTCGGTCGTGCTGTACTTGAACGAAAACTGGCGACCGATCGACGGTGGTCAATTGCGCCTCTACAGCGAAGATTCGTTCACTGACGTGCAACCTACTAGCGGAACGCTCGTCTGCTTCATGAGTCGTGAAGCCGAGCATGAAGTGCTACCGTGCACGGCGCAGCGATTGAGTTTTGCCGGTTGGTACGGACGAAGCGGCAAATAG
- a CDS encoding response regulator has product MSKIGLWLEKNKDRVIETWEDRVKEALPPSRPLGEPELDNSIPDLYDQMIQTLTAPEPKAYLHKVEKALGKSHGEQRSRFRGYSLNHVIEEYQLLRQVIFDVARECEEVDAKETDIILETITIGIRNAAAAFTKIRTAQLLQSKTDAESANVAKPNFLANMSHEIRTPLGVILGFSAMLKESGIGQAERDQYVDTILRNGNALTKIIDDILDLAKVEAGQVDIEHIPFSFYDFMIEATDIFKDKAKLKGIFLLLEIGKDVPTRICSDPTRIRQILINLIGNAIKFTSEGGVRVTVGSTLNSEGILRVNIDVKDSGIGLSEEQRAKLFQPFAQADNTTTRKFGGTGLGLALSRKLSHALGGSVEISECGVGQGCTFRVVFLATIPKAKQKITELRQETVKNSRLALQDLRILVADDSADNLFLVTRMLIRNGATVDTAANGEFAVKMALAGTYDAVLMDIQMPVLDGYGATAALLEKGYKAPIIALTAHAMAEDRIKTEFAGFAAHLTKPLDPKELVANIKNLLANQH; this is encoded by the coding sequence GTGAGTAAAATCGGCCTTTGGCTTGAGAAGAATAAAGATCGAGTCATTGAAACATGGGAAGATCGCGTGAAAGAGGCCCTTCCGCCTTCTCGGCCACTCGGCGAACCTGAGCTCGATAACTCCATTCCCGATTTATATGATCAGATGATTCAAACTCTGACGGCGCCAGAGCCAAAGGCTTACCTACACAAAGTTGAAAAGGCTCTCGGTAAAAGTCACGGCGAACAGCGCAGCCGCTTTAGAGGCTATAGCCTGAATCACGTGATCGAAGAATATCAACTTCTCCGGCAAGTGATTTTTGATGTTGCTCGAGAGTGTGAAGAAGTTGATGCAAAAGAAACTGACATCATTCTTGAGACTATTACGATCGGGATCAGAAATGCGGCAGCCGCATTTACTAAAATTAGAACCGCGCAGTTGCTTCAGTCAAAAACGGACGCCGAATCGGCCAACGTGGCGAAACCAAATTTTCTCGCAAACATGAGTCATGAGATCCGGACACCTCTCGGAGTCATTTTAGGTTTCAGCGCGATGCTAAAGGAATCAGGCATTGGGCAAGCCGAGCGTGACCAATACGTCGACACTATTCTTCGCAATGGAAACGCACTCACTAAGATCATTGATGACATTTTAGATCTCGCAAAAGTCGAAGCCGGGCAAGTCGATATCGAGCACATTCCTTTTTCGTTCTACGACTTTATGATCGAGGCGACAGATATTTTCAAAGACAAGGCGAAGCTAAAAGGCATTTTCTTGCTACTGGAAATCGGAAAAGATGTTCCTACAAGAATTTGTTCTGACCCAACCCGTATCAGACAGATTCTAATTAACCTCATCGGGAACGCCATTAAGTTTACAAGTGAGGGCGGAGTTCGGGTCACCGTCGGCTCAACACTCAATTCAGAAGGAATACTTCGCGTCAATATTGACGTGAAAGATTCTGGAATTGGTCTATCAGAAGAACAGCGGGCAAAACTTTTCCAGCCATTCGCGCAAGCAGACAATACGACGACCCGAAAGTTCGGCGGGACTGGCTTAGGGTTAGCGCTCTCGCGGAAACTCTCACATGCTCTCGGCGGAAGCGTTGAAATTTCAGAATGCGGCGTCGGTCAGGGATGTACATTTCGTGTCGTGTTCCTAGCTACTATTCCGAAAGCGAAACAGAAGATTACCGAGCTTAGGCAAGAGACTGTGAAAAATTCGAGACTTGCCTTACAAGACTTGCGAATTCTTGTGGCTGACGATTCGGCGGATAATCTCTTCCTGGTCACTCGTATGTTAATTAGAAACGGCGCAACAGTCGATACGGCGGCAAATGGCGAGTTTGCTGTGAAGATGGCGCTCGCTGGGACCTACGACGCGGTTCTCATGGACATTCAAATGCCGGTACTAGACGGTTACGGGGCGACGGCAGCTCTTCTCGAAAAAGGGTACAAGGCACCAATTATCGCGCTGACGGCACACGCGATGGCCGAAGACCGCATTAAAACCGAATTTGCAGGCTTTGCCGCTCATTTAACAAAGCCTCTTGATCCGAAAGAACTTGTAGCAAATATTAAGAACCTTTTAGCGAATCAACATTGA